In Ischnura elegans chromosome 6, ioIscEleg1.1, whole genome shotgun sequence, one genomic interval encodes:
- the LOC124160466 gene encoding LOW QUALITY PROTEIN: E3 ubiquitin-protein ligase HERC2-like (The sequence of the model RefSeq protein was modified relative to this genomic sequence to represent the inferred CDS: inserted 1 base in 1 codon), whose translation MVRDRQHGPVIELNRIQVQKSRSSGGLADPHGVRSVFGQMVSKMELLFRRDALLLPHRVWKVKFVGESVDDCGGEYSESIAEMCEELQEGAVALLVPTPNARGDHDYAPPPTSVNAAGTNGNASSVGRDACFLLNAQAPSRVLMGVAIRTGSPLSLNLAEPVWKQLAGPSLTPADLSEVDRDYVPGLTCIRDMDGDEAAFRSLAMPFSSPSSSGHEIPLSTRHRRITPSNRHEYVKLALHCRLHEFDEQVAAVREGMARVVPVPLLSLFSGYELETMVCGSPDIPLSLLKSVATYKGVEGNALLVQWFWDVMEEFTNQERSQFLXFVWGRTRLPRTIADFRGRDFVLQVFDKYNPPDHFLPESYTCFFLLKMPRYSCKTVLREKLKYAIHFCKSIDTDEYARAAMTSSTVSTTVPLGVGGGSGLPPGNGAGVDGCGSIGIRKVVMDWMTPPPLRVIVRKVVLLEVAST comes from the exons ATGGTGAGAGACAGGCAGCATGGCCCTGTGATTGAACTGAATAGAATCCAAGTTCAAAAGTCAAGATCAAGTGGAGGATTGGCTGACCCTCATGGTGTCCGCTCAGTTTTTGGTCAAATGGTATCAAAGATGGAGCTCTTGTTCCGCAGAGATGCTCTTCTACTCCCTCATCGTGTGTGGAAAGTAAAATTTGTCG GTGAAAGTGTTGATGACTGTGGAGGAGAGTACAGTGAGAGTATAGCAGAAATGTGTGAGGAATTACAAGAAGGAGCCGTTGCACTTCTGGTACCTACTCCCAATGCACGTGGTGACCATGACTATGCTCCACCCCCAACCTCTGTGAATGCAGCTGGGACTAATGGCAATGCATCATCCGTTGGAAGAGATGCTTGTTTCCTTCTCAATGCACAAGCCCCTTCCA GAGTCTTAATGGGTGTGGCTATAAGGACTGGAAGCCCATTAAGTCTAAACTTAGCAGAACCTGTGTGGAAGCAATTAGCAGGACCCTCCTTGACGCCTGCAGACTTATCAGAAGTTGATCGTGATTATGTTCCAG gtTTGACGTGTATTCGTGATATGGATGGCGATGAAGCAGCATTTAGAAGTCTGGCAATGCCATTCTCAAGTCCATCATCCTCTGGCCACGAGATTCCTTTGTCTACCCGCCATCGCAGAATCACCCCTAGTAATCGACATGAATATGTCAAGCTTGCTTTGCATTGTAG ACTCCATGAATTTGATGAGCAAGTTGCAGCTGTTAGGGAAGGCATGGCACGAGTTGTACCAGTGCCTCTGTTATCCTTATTTAGTGGCTATGAATTGGAGACTATGGTCTGCGGCTCTCCAGACATACCTTTGAGTCTTCTAAAATCTGTTGCCACCTATAAAG GTGTTGAGGGTAATGCACTTCTTGTCCAGTGGTTCTGGGATGTGATGGAGGAGTTCACTAATCAAGAGCGATCACAATTCC TATTTGTTTGGGGAAGGACTCGCCTACCAAGGACTATTGCTGACTTCAGAGGAAGAGACTTCGTATTGCAG GTTTTTGATAAATACAACCCACCAGATCACTTCTTGCCTGAAAGTTACACATGTTTCTTTCTTCTTAAGATGCCAAGGTATTCTTGTAAG ACTGTTCTCCGTGAAAAACTAAAGTATGCAATCCACTTCTGCAAGTCCATTGACACGGATGAGTATGCTCGGGCAGCAATGACATCAAGTACGGTATCCACCACAGTTCCTCTTGGAGTTGGTGGTGGCAGTGGACTTCCTCCAGGCAATGGTGCTGGAGTTGATGGTTGTGGCAGCATTGGGATACGCAAGGTGGTCATGGATTGGATGACACCACCACCACTTCGAGTGATAGTGAGGAAGGTGGTGCTGTTGGAGGTGGCCAGCACATAG